CCGCTTTGCACACAATCTCCAGCTCCTGTGCCGCGGGGGGCAAGGGAGCCGTCACCTCCCACAGCTTCCACGCCCAGGCCCGTCCGGGGGGCGGCGAAGCGGCCGCCTCCTGCCCCTTCTCGCTGCTCCGCAGCTGGGCCACGTGCCAAGTCCGCCCCCCGTCCAGGGACACGTCCACCCtcaccacctccctccccccgccgCTCCAGGCGTAGCCCTTCACGGTCACCTCCTCCTGGCCGCGCTCCACTACGCTCCCCTCCGCCGGCTGCGTGATGGCCGACTGCACCGGCAGCTCCTGGATGGCGGGGGCGGACTTGAAGTCCACCGTGTCCCAGTCGGTGCCCGGGGAGAAGCCCTTGTAGTCGTTCTGCTGCCAGtggctgctgctctcctctTGACTCAGCACGATCTTGCCCAGCCACTTGACGTTGCGGGCGCCCACGGTGCCGGGCACCACCACGCGCACCGGAAAGCCGTGGTCCGCCGGCAGCTCCTCGCCGTTCATCTCGTAGGCCAGCAGCACGTCGCCCTCCTCGCTCACTGCCTTCCCCACAGGGATGGACGCCCCGTAGGTGGTGCCTGTAATGTCCCTGTCAAGGCCCTCGAACTGCACGTGTTTGCCTTTGACCCCGGGCTCGTACCCGGCGTGTATCAGCACGTCCCGGAGCCGGGCGCCGGCCCACGTGGCGTTGCTGATGGCGGCGATGCCCCAGTTGAGTCCCTTCACCGGCTTGACCTGGGTCATTTCTGACCGCCGGTTACCTGCACACTGCAGTGTGGCTGTCACCGTGTGCTTGGGGAACTTCGACTTCAGCTCCGCCAGAGACAGCGACATTGGCCCCTTCGGCAGCCCCTGGATCTCCAGCCGGTAGGTGTCGGGGTCCACCTTGGGCACTGGGAGGTGGTTCCTTTTGAAGAAGAAGGCATTCGGCGTAATGTAGTTGTCGGAGAGGATCTCGGAGGGTGGTTCTGCATTGAAAGGCTTCTGGCTGTTGACCCTCAGTGCAGGGTGCCTGGGAGGGTCGCTGGAGTAGGGGTCTGTAGAGCTGGCCTCCTGCTGCACGCTGTCCTCTGGACTCAGCTCTCCCACTTTGTACTCGGACAGGATCTCCAGCACGTGCTCCTGGTTGTGCACAGCATACAATGCCCAAAAAGGCTCcagagcgccccctgctgccaACAAGATCTTGTCGCCACCTGGGTGCACGGCCACGAAATCAGTGATGTCATAGACCCCACCTTTGTAGGTCACCCACACCCCATCAGCCAGGGTGCGGTGCTTGGCCACTTCCTCC
This portion of the Megalops cyprinoides isolate fMegCyp1 chromosome 7, fMegCyp1.pri, whole genome shotgun sequence genome encodes:
- the suox gene encoding sulfite oxidase, mitochondrial, with the protein product MLLLRNCQGLARLSLLRTQRSQLLQGTGSAIPWAGSQCVPCASTNAGQSGGQCHTHASAWRHMLAGLFLGAGAMLSYGLYHRQQAKQAATTVQPVREVPTFPVYSQEEVAKHRTLADGVWVTYKGGVYDITDFVAVHPGGDKILLAAGGALEPFWALYAVHNQEHVLEILSEYKVGELSPEDSVQQEASSTDPYSSDPPRHPALRVNSQKPFNAEPPSEILSDNYITPNAFFFKRNHLPVPKVDPDTYRLEIQGLPKGPMSLSLAELKSKFPKHTVTATLQCAGNRRSEMTQVKPVKGLNWGIAAISNATWAGARLRDVLIHAGYEPGVKGKHVQFEGLDRDITGTTYGASIPVGKAVSEEGDVLLAYEMNGEELPADHGFPVRVVVPGTVGARNVKWLGKIVLSQEESSSHWQQNDYKGFSPGTDWDTVDFKSAPAIQELPVQSAITQPAEGSVVERGQEEVTVKGYAWSGGGREVVRVDVSLDGGRTWHVAQLRSSEKGQEAAASPPPGRAWAWKLWEVTAPLPPAAQELEIVCKAVDSSYNVQPDTVAPIWNLRGVLSNAWHRVRVKVSED